A single Anopheles maculipalpis chromosome 3RL, idAnoMacuDA_375_x, whole genome shotgun sequence DNA region contains:
- the LOC126560343 gene encoding uncharacterized protein LOC126560343: MGVLIRGLSVKVDRTSTYYFVTEALVRIVSIPCFVSAKGNEIRCFSCDDCTKQAPTIVECSAKNGLDLNALSYNPTYPVLTPSTPAWNANPWDPILTPPTLPPNGNQYYPWDPLLTPPPVVGGDNNGGAWYPGNPIITPPPLYGNGGGNQVYPWDPLLTPPPLVGGGSTAWYPGNPILTPPTTYYPFGKAKGHLKPQKRFVCATIRSKGIDHQKETIHRRGCAEIEGYAVGVCDQGQMPVTEGGFTSCRVCGHSLCNE; this comes from the exons ATGGGGGTGCTTATCAGGGGATTATCAGTGAAGGTTGATCGGACTTCAACCTACTATTTTGTAACGGAAGCCCTCGTAAGGAT CGTTAG TATACCTTGCTTTGTTTCAGctaaaggaaacgaaatccGTTGCTTTTCGTGTGATGATTGTACCAAACAAGCGCCAACGATTGTCGAATGTAGCGCCAAGAATGGGCTCGATCTTAATGCGTTAAGCTACAACCCAACCTACCCCGTACTGACACCGTCTACCCCTGCTTGGAACGCAAACCCCTGGGACCCTATCCTTACGCCGCCAACCTTGCCTCCGAATGGCAACCAGTACTATCCGTGGGATCCGCTACTAACGCCACCACCGGTTGTTGGTGGAGATaataatggaggcgcctggtacccGGGTAATCCGATCATCACACCGCCACCACTGTACGGCAATGGTGGTGGTAATCAGGTGTATCCTTGGGATCCTCTGCTAACCCCACCACCACTGGTCGGCGGTGGCAGTACTGCTTGGTATCCGGGCAATCCGATACTAACGCCACCGACCACGTACTATCCgtttggaaaggccaagggaCATCTAAAACCACAAAAGCGATTCGTTTGTGCGACGATTCGCAGTAAGG GAATAGACCACCAGAAGGAGACGATTCATCGCCGTGGATGTGCTGAAATTGAAGGATACGCTGTTGGGGTGTGCGATCAAGGACAGATGCCGGTCACTGAGGGTGGTTTTACGAGTTGCCGGGTTTGTGGACACTCACTCTGCAACGAGTGA
- the LOC126560344 gene encoding uncharacterized protein LOC126560344, translating into MVKVSGTSVVLWPSREKCLVISVMVLMVLIPTPVRAVVMCYYCDGCDVYMPTQMKPCETECSVWYSKNGDTTNVNRGCLEEAEPDEIISQCTSALCNTASVMRCVRCDSAVSDECETVICPDRTPQNKCYHNPADGHRGCISDPNYEADCTGSKSCTECSSLPGIPCNDLPRCVVCDVGTNPECPQDTPYVQQCPGTTDQCYRYRDAEQVVHVGCTSADDYTITCQGTAANCHTCLGEECNRDAKFECYTCVGCTSVDVGQVGVLAECNILEENRCYMRYDMSTKETHRGCFSDTIPEYNFFEPCDGSSCNDRIFPDHLQCYQCVDCTEVTAADAHYCSNTEATGCFMLEEIYSEPEQSKTLIRGCNTDEKFTNCLPDRNCKTCSNSNLCNGEPSQVQKLCDQCDGVVECEQPIANTPSCADSSFANRCYLSSDGTSAMKKGCVLDLDPTMADVCYDPSDARCKLCTDNQCNQKHCVLCDTRTDGMVCVVGDKTATALRYTLCAGDVCRMEIDAEGHTRRGCLEEFESACHPGSCVESIESGSNSGIFPTDRLKCFQCEGAASCWKEQMEAPSEQEYYCLLYRGAEDGCYIYNDGSMVVRGCTTDPEAMCVGDDSDPPEHCTVSLADLSNNAAQAPMTCYADCPGNVQPCSITTCSSSTDLCFVSVSIGGVITRGCTPTSCPADSKNCFKCNEPNCNGVYSLCSKCDTALETDCTVGVQNETICKGLAAGCFQYRDEDRTVYGCAEDSSPYCSDNEERCHYCEEPFCNTKALNLCYSCTDCSDVLTPVVQKTKLCTAEEDDCIIGFFEEKIDRGCQSELPHPFDDYLIIEVCTEPGCNQLSVLGYVSCYVCTDCPDEPNDESDAVRCLLPPSNRCYTKRESSGVISRGCANKDTLIGCVDGVNCEVCEQSYCNNEPIPRQFSCVQCERSDACADYNVPSDCPNTIDLVFDACVIHTADTQVAKGCLSSLDLFELCYDGSNNCTVTREFQGNASPVQCITCSGDVDCIRGDVNELPKLTFFNGSCVSFLDANGKVVRGNVVDYPECEDSLSCVECFTDVCNGGLFPDDRLLCYQCSGEQCARLQLATIDPEPCLRYDTINAKCYTWYESPSSAQRGCRLDDAVCESEGVLCQDCTDSGCNVLGYDDFDDTEFCVQCSSNRGCDESPAEETCNGKGGCYTFFLSTNSSLVIAKGCVSELQESMVWYDECVNSENSGRCERCYGDYCNRNRCYVCNSLLVGGSCIEPSVRSTESSTCNEIDECVAFIDDHYHTVRGCSESFQQEQLLECTETSGTCHRCKGDYCNGAPLPRDRIKCYQCTGTELDCLNPTKNSEQYCTIYREGEDSCYTYFQDETMVERGCTLERSTPCEQPCQQCNTTGCNNQPALVQNTLSCAQCSGDNCPAIDEPTDMTLVKPCPDEILFGRTDQCYSYFYPDGTLERGCLSRLSKSEEQDLAAQCLDASDVTCKLCSGNGCNARNVNCFVCDTDTFSGCADTLSETEHSAYVQACGTVQCVSVLEGTVTRKGCSEDYTVKCESDDEVVCETFDGSMSNSAIYPAGRLQCFQCQGSSSCNEIQTSSRSASVCQQYNANDECYTYVSDIGETYRGCVSDSPVSNPCIQQPDLCVRCNDEPACNNEPAIRSNELICAQCTRAVDCETMEEFERCTQLVLLGRPDSCYVQTFAGEVVARGCLSDAPASLRDNCPDSGAANSECSSCLCDRCNGPPVQCVSCEGETGCGEVLGTEAKLVSCQTGSCVSFVKHLTNGSSLIVKGCSEVYERDTCGKGHPSEASYQLCHSVGCNDVLFPAVRLKCYQCEGEACSDPSLEPTICEPYREGDMCYSFSDRQQKGCWGQLEDVTECTVGRCSVCGSSDGCNEQPRVLECIACSSKNDPGCVDPMATVIGKKKCLIGGCVTLIDADGHTVRGCANEYDATPESCTATAATTTCKVCTEGDACNAALFPANRLQCYQCSGVACLEVSQQQMAVCQRYSATDACYAYATSSTNIRRGCLSDPVSQCSEECVACTSSDGCNADPPIVPNALTCHRCEGPDCAMQQTGVGTVCPDILLGRTDACYSFVEKYSVRRGCLSEATTACNSTNPNCHVCTGESDCNAEKYSVTLHECVLCDEDVAGEQCKWGYDQTAAQRCTSDLSSSDVGCYTCYSTTAGQQLYHRGCAGEARQAQCQPGTVQVCLGAACNQRNEQLQICAKCEEGCKNDRWKVEECRGIVPYERRGCYIMLDSRKHIVARGCAADLNEDTWNLCSNVKDSSCITCLGNECNHADIGLRRVSLLWTLLLTALLMIVSNRVL; encoded by the exons ATGGTGAAAGTGAGTGGAACAAGTGTAGTGTTGTGGCCATCAAGGGAGAAGTGTTTAGTGATCAGTgtgatggtgctgatggtACTCATCCCAACGCCGGTTAGAGCTGTGGTGATGTGCTACTACTGTGATGGATGTGACGTATACATGCCAACGCAAATGAAGCCTTGTGAGACTGAGTGTAGCGTTTGGTATTCGA AAAATGGAGATACCACGAACGTAAACCGAGGATGTCTGGAAGAAGCCGAGCCTGATGAAATCATATCCCAATGTACTTCCGCTTTGTGCAATACGGCCAGCGTCATGCGCTGTGTACGGTGTGACTCTGCTGTGTCAGATGAATGTGAGACCGTCATCTGTCCTGACAGAACGCCACAGAACAAATGTTACCATAATCCGGCAG ATGGCCATCGAGGATGCATATCGGACCCGAACTACGAAGCCGATTGTACGGGCAGCAAGTCCTGCACCGAATGTTCCTCGCTACCAGGCATACCGTGCAACGACCTTCCacggtgtgttgtgtgtgatgTGGGTACTAATCCAGAATGCCCTCAGGATACTCCTTACGTACAGCAATGCCCGGGAACGACCGATCAGTGTTACCGGTATCGGGACGCAGAGCAGGTAGTGCATGTGGGATGTACCAGCGCGGATGACTACACGATCACCTGCCAGGGCACGGCGGCCAACTGTCACACGTGCCTCGGTGAAGAATGTAATCGTGATG CAAAGTTTGAGTGCTATACTTGTGTCGGTTGTACATCCGTCGATGTTGGACAGGTTGGCGTGTTGGCGGAATGTAACATCCTCGAGGAGAATCGATGCTACATGCGGTACGATA TGTCCACAAAGGAGACTCACCGTGGTTGTTTCAGTGACACCATCCCAGAATACAATTTTTTCGAGCCGTGTGATGGCAGTAGTTGCAACGATCGGATCTTCCCAGATCATCTCCAGTGCTATCAGTGCGTCGATTGTACCGAAGTAACCGCTGCGGATGCTCACTACTGTAGCAATACCGAGGCTACCGGTTGTTTCATGCTGGAGGAGATCTATTCCGAACCAGAACAATCCAAAACACTCATTCGAGGGTGCAACACGGACGAAAAGTTCACCAACTGTCTGCCAGATCGAAACTGCAAGacctgcagcaacagcaatctGTGCAACGGGGAACCTTCGCAGGTGCAAAAGCTTTGCGATCAGTGTGACGGTGTCGTAGAATGTGAACAACCAATCGCTAATACACCCTCCTGTGCGGACAGTTCATTCGCCAACCGGTGCTACCTGAGCTCGGATGGTACGAGTGCGATGAAGAAGGGTTGTGTACTCGATCTGGATCCAACCATGGCGGACGTGTGCTACGATCCGTCCGATGCACGTTGCAAACTGTGTACGGATAATCAGTGCAATCAGAAACACTGTGTCCTGTGTGATACGCGTACGGATGGGATGGTTTGTGTGGTGGGAGACAAGACTGCGACTGCCTTGCGGTATACGCTTTGCGCTGGGGACGTTTGCCGAATGGAGATCGATGCCGAGGGTCACACGAGGAGAGGATGTTTGGAAGAGTTCGAGAGTGCTTGCCACCCGGGTAGCTGCGTAGAATCGATCGAGTCCGGATCGAATTCAGGCATTTTCCCGACCGACCGACTCAAGTGTTTCCAGTGTGAAGGGGCGGCGAGCTGCTGGAAGGAGCAGATGGAAGCGCCCAGTGAACAGGAGTACTACTGTCTGCTGTACCGTGGTGCTGAAGATGGTTGTTACATCTACAACG ACGGAAGTATGGTTGTGCGAGGCTGTACCACCGATCCCGAAGCCATGTGTGTCGGAGATGATAGTGATCCCCCTGAGCACTGTACCGTGTCGCTGGCAGATCTCAGTAACAACGCTGCTCAGGCACCAATGACCTGTTACGCCGATTGTCCAGGCAATGTGCAACCGTGCTCTATCACCACCTGCTCGAGCTCGACCGATCTCTGCTTCGTGAGCGTATCCATCGGTGGCGTAATAACGCGCGGCTGTACACCAACCTCGTGTCCTGCCGATTCCAAGAATTGTTTCAAGTGTAATGAACCGAACTGTAACGGTGTGTATTCCCTGTGTTCCAAGTGCGACACAGCGTTGGAAACGGATTGTACCGTGGGGGTACAGAACGAGACCATTTGCAAAGGGTTGGCGGCCGGTTGCTTCCAGTATCGGGACGAGGATAGAACGGTGTATGGTTGTGCCGAAGACTCTTCACCGTATTGCTCAGATAATGAGGAACGCTGCCATTACTGCGAGGAGCCATTTTGTAACACGAAAG CTTTAAACTTGTGCTATTCATGTACCGACTGTTCGGATGTTTTGACACCCGTCGTACAGAAGACGAAACTGTGCACGGCCGAAGAGGATGACTGTATTATCGGGTTCTTCGAGGAAAAGATCGATCGTGGCTGTCAATCGGAACTCCCACATCCGTTTGATGACTACTTGATAATTGAAGTTTGTACCGAACCGGGATGCAATCAGTTGTCGGTTCTAGGCTATGTCAGTTGCTACGTTTGTACCGACTGTCCCGACGAACCGAACGACGAATCCGACGCCGTGCGCTGTTTGCTGCCTCCCTCCAACCGGTGCTACACGAAGCGGGAGTCGAGTGGTGTGATTAGTCGCGGTTGTGCAAACAAGGACACACTCATCGGCTGTGTCGATGGAGTAAACTGTGAGGTGTGTGAGCAGAGCTACTGTAACAATGAGCCGATACCGCGTCAGTTTAGCTGTGTGCAGTGTGAGCGCAGTGATGCCTGTGCCGATTACAATGTACCAAGTGATTGTCCCAACACAATCGACCTGGTGTTCGATGCGTGCGTCATACACACCGCGGACACACAGGTAGCGAAGGGATGTCTCAGCAGTTTAGATCTGTTTGAGTTGTGTTACGACGGTAGTAACAATTGTACGGTGACGCGTGAATTCCAAGGAAATGCAAGCCCCGTACAGTGTATAACCTGCAGTGGTGATGTTGATTGTATCCGCGGGGACGTAAATGAACTTCCCAAGTTGACCTTCTTCAATGGGTCTTGTGTGTCGTTTCTCGACGCGAATGGTAAGGTGGTGCGTGGCAATGTGGTCGATTATCCCGAATGTGAGGATTCACTCAGCTGTGTGGAGTGCTTCACCGATGTCTGCAATGGCGGTCTCTTCCCTGACGATCGTTTATTGTGCTATCAGTGCAGTGGTGAACAGTGCGCTCGTCTACAGTTGGCAACAATCGATCCGGAACCCTGTTTGCGGTACGATACGATCAACGCCAAGTGCTACACGTGGTACGAATCGCCTTCCAGCGCACAACGAGGCTGCAGGTTGGATGACGCCGTATGCGAATCGGAGGGTGTGCTGTGTCAAGACTGTACGGACAGTGGATGTAATGTGCTCGGGTACGATGACTTTGACGACACCGAGTTTTGTGTCCAGTGTAGCTCAAATCGAGGGTGTGATGAAAGTCCGGCAGAAGAAACTTGCAACGGAAAGGGTGGATGTTATACGTTTTTCTTGAGCACCAACAGCTCGTTGGTGATCGCGAAAGGGTGCGTTTCGGAGCTGCAGGAGAGTATGGTGTGGTATGATGAGTGCGTCAATAGTGAGAATAGTGGCCGTTGCGAACGGTGCTACGGAGATTATTGCAATCGCAACAGGTGTTATGTTTGTAACTCACTGTTGGTTGGTGGTAGCTGTATCGAGCCCAGCGTCCGCAGCACTGAGTCTTCTACGTGCAACGAAATCGATGAGTGTGTGGCATTTATAGATG ATCATTATCACACCGTACGTGGATGTAGTGAAAGTTTCCAGCAGGAACAGCTACTGGAATGTACCGAAACGAGCGGAACGTGTCACCGTTGCAAGGGTGATTACTGTAACGGTGCACCACTACCTCGGGATCGCATCAAATGCTACCAATGTACTGGAACGGAACTCGACTGTCTCAATCCGACGAAGAATAGCGAACAGTACTGTACTATCTACCGGGAAGGAGAAGACAGTTGTTACACTTATTTCCAAG ATGAAACGATGGTCGAACGCGGTTGCACTCTGGAGCGTTCGACACCATGTGAACAGCCCTGCCAGCAGTGCAACACAACCGGGTGTAACAATCAGCCCGCCCTCGTCCAAAACACTCTCAGCTGTGCTCAGTGTTCTGGTGACAATTGTCCAGCTATCGATGAGCCAACCGATATGACATTAGTAAAACCgtgtccggatgagattttatTTGGTCGTACCGATCAGTGCTACTCTTACTTCTATCCGGACGGAACACTCGAAAGAGGATGCCTTAGTCGCTTGTCTAAAAGTGAAGAGCAAGACCTTGCGGCCCAATGTTTGGACGCGTCGGATGTAACCTGCAAACTCTGCTCGGGTAATGGTTGTAATGCACGGAATGTAAATTGTTTCGTGTGCGACACGGACACGTTTTCCGGTTGTGCAGATACCCTCAGTGAAACTGAGCATAGTGCATACGTTCAGGCATGCGGCACGGTACAATGTGTTTCAGTGCTGGAAGGAACGGTCACACGGAAAGGCTGTTCCGAGGATTATACGGTGAAGTGTGAATCGGACGACGAAGTTGTGTGTGAAACATTCGATGGTTCCATGTCGAATAGTGCCATTTATCCTGCGGGTCGTTTGCAGTGTTTCCAATGCCAAGGGAGCTCCTCGTGTAATGAGATCCAGACTTCCAGCAGATCAGCATCGGTGTGCCAGCAGTACAATGCTAACGATGAGTGCTACACGTACGTCTCCG ACATCGGCGAAACTTATCGAGGTTGTGTATCTGACTCACCGGTATCAAATCCGTGCATCCAGCAGCCGGATCTATGCGTCCGATGCAATGACGAACCGGCATGCAACAATGAGCCTGCCATACGATCGAACGAACTCATCTGCGCCCAATGTACGCGTGCCGTTGATTGTGAAACGATGGAAGAATTTGAACGTTGCACCCAGCTGGTACTGCTTGGGCGGCCCGATTCCTGCTACGTACAAACGTTTGCCGGTGAGGTCGTCGCGCGTGGATGTCTCAGTGATGCGCCCGCTTCGTTGCGTGATAACTGTCCTGACAGCGGTGCGGCTAATAGTGAATGTTCCTCGTGTCTGTGTGATCGTTGCAATGGTCCACCGGTTCAGTGTGTTAGCTGTGAAGGTGAGACAGGCTGCGGGGAGGTCCTTGGAACGGAAGCGAAGCTTGTTTCGTGCCAGACAGGAAGTTGTGTCTCGTTCGTTAAACACCTTACCAACGGTTCTTCACTCATCGTCAAAGGTTGCTCGGAAGTGTACGAGCGGGACACTTGCGGCAAAGGACACCCAAGCGAAGCTAGCTACCAACTTTGCCATTCTGTTGGGTGTAATGATGTGCTGTTTCCTGCGGTGCGTTTGAAGTGTTACCAGTGTGAGGGTGAAGCCTGCTCCGATCCATCTTTGGAGCCAACGATCTGCGAGCCATATAGGGAAGGTGATATGTGTTACAGCTTTTCGGATCGTCAGCAGAAGGGTTGTTGGGGACAGTTGGAAGACGTGACGGAGTGTACGGTAGGACGGTGTAGTGTTTGTGGTTCTTCCGATGGGTGTAATGAACAGCCACGTGTTCTGGAGTGTATTGCATGCTCTTCAAAGAACGATCCAGGATGTGTCGATCCGATGGCAACGGTAATAGGCAAGAAAAAGTGCCTCATTGGCGGATGTGTTACACTAATTGACG CTGATGGCCACACGGTACGAGGCTGTGCGAACGAATACGACGCAACACCAGAATCTTGCACGGCAACTGCCGCTACCACCACCTGCAAAGTTTGCACCGAAGGTGACGCATGCAACGCTGCCTTGTTCCCTGCCAATCGGTTACAGTGCTATCAGTGTTCGGGAGTGGCCTGTTTGGAGGTTTCACAGCAACAAATGGCCGTCTGTCAGCGATACAGTGCAACCGATGCATGCTACGCGTACGCCACCAGTTCGACAAACATCCGCCGAGGATGTTTATCGGATCCGGTTTCCCAGTGTTCGGAAGAGTGTGTTGCGTGTACGAGCAGTGATGGTTGTAATGCCGATCCACCGATCGTTCCTAATGCGCTTACCTGTCACCGATGCGAAGGACCAGATTGTGCGATGCAACAGACAGGCGTAGGAACCGTGTGTCCGGATATTTTGCTAGGCCGTACCGATGCTTGTTACAGCTTCGTGGAGAAATACAGCGTACGAAGAGGTTGTCTTTCGGAGGCAACAACAGCTTGCAATTCAACGAACCCCAACTGTCACGTTTGCACCGGAGAAAGCGATTGTAATGCGGAGAAGTACTCGGTTACGCTACATGAGTGTGTCCTGTGTGATGAGGACGTTGCTGGCGAGCAATGCAAATGGGGATACGATCAAACCGCAGCACAACGATGTACGTCGGATCTGTCGTCTTCTGACGTTGGCTGCTACACATGCTACAGTACAACGGCAGGACAACAGCTGTACCATCGTGGCTGTGCAGGTGAGGCCCGGCAAGCTCAGTGTCAACCGGGTACGGTTCAGGTGTGTCTGGGCGCTGCATGTAACCAGCGCAACGAACAGTTGCAGATATGTGCCAAATGTGAGGAGGGCTGTAAAAACGATCGGTGGAAGGTTGAAGAGTGTCGTGGTATTGTACCGTACGAGCGGCGCGGTTGCTACATTATGCTTGACTCGCGGAAGCACATTGTAGCACGGGGCTGTGCAGCGGATCTTAACGAAGACACGTGGAATCTGTGCTCGAACGTGAAGGATTCGTCCTGTATTACGTGTCTCGGTAATGAATGCAACCATGCGGATATTGGACTGCGAAGAGTGTCCCTCCTTTGGACGCTGCTTCTGACAGCACTACTAATGATAGTTAGTAACCGCGTTCTATAG